A window of Phycisphaeraceae bacterium genomic DNA:
GGGTTGAGGTAGAACAGCCCGGTCGGGTCGTCGATGCTGACCGACCGCCCCTCGGGATCGCGACGGTCGCGCTTCATCTCGTCAACGACCTGCTTGGTGATCTCCTCGCGGCAGTGCGTCCAGAGGTCAACGAGCTGGTTGTAACGCTCACGCTCGGTCAGGGCACCGGCGTTGTAAGCCTTCTCAACACGATCAACCTTCTTCTGCGTGGCATCAAGGATGTCCTGCTTCCTCGCGGGTATGCGCAGGTCGGTGATCGCCAGCGACAAACCAGCGGTCGTCGCAGCACGGAAGCCAAGCGTCTTCATCGCATCGAGAATGTCAATCGTCGCCGGTCGGCCATTGGATGCGTAAGTATCGTCAATCACACGCGAGCAGCCACGCTTACCCAGGGCACAGTTGTAGAACGGCATCCCGTCAGCAAGGATCTCGCTGAAGTGCAGACGACCAACCGTCGTGACCACGCGGTTGGTCTCAGGCAGCGGCTGAACGTCTTCCTTCTCGTGAAGGATCTGGCCAGCGTAGCGCTTGGGATTGAGCCGAACCACGATCGGCTGGTGCAGCTTGATTTTGCCCAGGTCGTAGGCCATGAAGGCCTCTGCCTCGTTGCGATAATCCGGGATCGTGCGCATCAGCGCGACCTGATCATCCGACAACTCGCCCGAGCGGTGCACCAACTCGTGCACGATGTCATCAGGCAACGGCTGGGGCATCAACGTCAGGTAGTACACGCCGTACACGATGTCCTGGCCGGCCGAGATGATCGGGCCGCCGTGAGCAGGCGAGAAAATGTTATGTGGCGAGAGCATCAGTACCTGAGCCTCGGCCTGTGCCTCGACCGACAAGGGCAGGTGAACAGCCATCTGGTCGCCGTCGAAGTCGGCATTGAAGCCCGAGCACACCAGCGGGTGAATACGGATCGCGTTGCCTTCCACCAGCACGGGCTCGAAAGCCTGGATACCCATGCGGTGCAGCGTGGGAGCACGGTTGAGAAGCACCGGATGCTGGTGAATCACCTCTTCAAGGATGTCCCAGACCTCGGGGTCCCGGCGTTCAAGCATCTTCTTGGCCGACTTGATCGTGTCGACCAGCCCGTGCTCTTTGAGCTTGCGAATGATGAACGGCTGGAACAGCTCAAGAGCGATCTTCTTGGGAAGACCACACTGGTGCAGCTTGAGTTCGGGGCCGACAACGATCACCGATCGAGCCGAATAGTCAACACGCTTGCCGAGAAGGTTCTCGCGGAAACGCCCCTGCTTGCCCTTGATCATGTCCGTCAGCGACTTGAGCGGACGGTTCGACGAGCCCAGCACCGGGCGGCGGCATCGACCGTTGTCGAACAGTGCATCGACCGACTGCTGGAGCATCCGCTTCTCGTTACGGATGATGACCTCGGGTGCATTGAGGTCCATCAGCTTCTTGAGACGGTTGTTCCGATTGATGATCCGCCGATAAAGATCGTTGAGGTCCGAGGTCGCGAAGTTGCCCGAATCCAGCAGCACCAGCGGGCGCAGGTCCGGCGGGATCACAGGCGTCACGTCCATCACCATCCAGCTCGGATCGTTCTCCGAGTGCCGGATCTGCTCAACGATCTTGAGCCGCTTGGACAGGTCCTTGATCTTCTGCTTCGACTTGGTCGCGTCAAGGTCTTCACGCAGCTGCGCCGCCAGCGGGGCCAGCTCCAAACGAGCCAGCAGCTCCTTGACCGCCTCAGCACCCATCATCGCCGTGAAGCCACGGCCATACTCGGAGATCGCGTGCCGGTAATCGTCCTCGGTGAGGATCTGCTTGTCCTTCAGGGGCGTGTCGCCGGGATCGACAACCACATAGTCCTGAAAGTAGATGACCTTCTCGAGATCGGAGGTCTTCATGCCCAGCAGGTTGCCAAGATGCGAAGGGATCGCCTTGAAAAACCAGATGTGGACGATCGGAGCCGCGAGGTTGATGTGGCCCATCCGCTTGCGCCGAACGCGCGAGTGCGTCACCTTCACGCCGCAGCGATCACAGATGATGCCCTTGAACTTCGTGCCCTTGTACTTGCCGCAGGCACATTCGTAGTCACGCTCGGGTCCGAAGATCCGCTCGCAGAACAAGCCGTCCTTCTCAGGACGGTAGGTACGGTAGTTGATCGTCTCGGGCTTCTTCACCTCGCCGAAAGACCACGACCGGATGTCGTTGGGCGATGCGAGGGTGATCTTGACTTTGGTGAAGTCGTTGACGCGATCGAAGATCTGCTCAGCCATGGTGGTTGCTATTCCTGCTTGGCGTCGGTCGTTCGGGTTGAGGGGGCTGCCCGGCCTCGAAGCCGGGGCCCGCCGGGATCGTTACGGCGATCAGAGAATGGAACTGATGCCGTCGATGTCGCTCTTCTCAAGAGTAATGTTTAGGCCCAGGCCCTTGATCTCGTTACACAGCACATCGAAGGCAACGGGCATGCCCGCCTCGAGGGTGTTGGTCCCCTTGACCATCGACTCGTAGATCTTGGTCCGGCCCTCAACGTCATCACTCTTGACGGTGAGAAGTTCCTGGAGAATGTACGCAGCGCCATACGCCTCGAGCGCCCAGACCTCCATCTCACCGAATCGCTGCCCGCCGGTGCGAGCCTTACCGCCGAGAGGCTGCTGAGTAATGAGTGAGTAAGGCCCAGTCGCACGAGCGTGGATCTTGTCGTCCACCAGGTGATGGAGCTTGATCAGGTACATATAGCCCGCAGTCGTCCGCTGATCGAACGGATCACCCGTCCGACCGTCGTAGAGCTGAACCTTGTAGTTAGGCGGCATCTTGGCCAGAAGCTCACGGTCGCTCGGATGCTTCTTATCCACCTCCAGCGCCCGGGTCCGGTCATCAACGTGCTTATTGGCTTCCTCGATCGCCGCAGCGATCTCATCCTCGGTCGCACCGTCAAACACAGGCGTCACTGCTTGGAAACCCAGGACGGCACAAGCCCACCCAAGGTGCGTTTCCAGGATCTGCCCGACGTTCATGCGCTTGCCGACACCCAGCGGGTTCAGCAGCACATCCACAGGCGTGCCATCCTCAAGGAACGGCATGTCCTCGACCGGCACGATCCGCGAGATAACACCCTTGTTGCCGTGACGTCCAGCCATCTTGTCGCCAACGGACAACGCCCGCTTAGTCGCAAGATAAATCTTGACCATCTCCAGCACGCCGGACTGCAACTCATCGCCACGCTTCATGTGAGCGAGCCGACGCTGCTTCTCCTTTTCAATCGCCTGGATTCGCGGCCAGAAAGCCTCGTAAATCGCGACGCCTTCTTCACGAACTTCTTTCGCGCCCTTGATCCACTTGGTATCAAAGTCGTTGATCTGCTCAATAAGGACTTCCGTGATGTCCGAAGCGCCAACCTTCTGTCGAGTCGACGGATCGACCATTGCCGTGCCGATCGTCTCGTTGATCTGCTCGACCATCTGCCGGAAAAGCTCCGCCGCTCGGGCGTCCATCTCGGCCTCGTACTCACGCATGTCCCTGCGGAGCTGCTTCTTCTGATCCTCATTAAGGTGCATCCGCCGGCTAAACCGCTTAGCACCGATCACGATACCTTCGGTGCCCGCAGGCACTTCAAGCGAATCATTCTTCACGTCTTCACCAGCACGACCGAAGATCGCGTGCAGGAGCTTCTCTTCGGGGGTCAGCTCACTCTTGCTCTTAGGCGAGACCTTGCCGACAAGAATGTCGCCCGGCGTGACATACGCCCCAATACGAATCGCGCCGTTCTCATCGAGCTTGGCGAGCATCTTCTCAGAGACGTTGGGGATGTCACGAGTGAACTCTTCACGCCCAAGCTTGGTCTCACGAATCTCGACATCAAACTCCTCGATATGAATCGAGGTGAAGGTGTCCTCGGTCACCAGCCGCTCGGAGATGACAATCGCGTCCTCAAAGTTGTAGCCATCAAACGTGTTGAAGGCGACCAGGACATTTTTACCCAGAGCCAACTGGCCCTGCTGGGTCGCCGCACCGTCGGCGATGATCTGGTCCTTCTCCACACGCTGACCGATGCGAACGATCGGCTTCTGGTTCTGACAGGTCCGCTCGTTGAGACCAGCGAACTTGCGCAGCACATACTCATCAGCATTGTCTACAACAATCCGCTCGGCATCGACGTAGGTGATCGTCCCCGCGTTCTTCGCCCGGACCACCATGCCCGAGTACTTGGGAATCTCCATCTCCATGCCGGTCCCGACACAAGGCGGCTCCACCTTGATCAAAGGCACAGCCTGCCGCTGCATGTTCGAGCCCATCAACGCACGGTTCGCGTCGTCGTGCTCGAGGAACGGAATCATCGCCGCCGAGACACCGACGATCTGCTTGGGACTGATGTCGATGTAGTCAAGCTGCGACGAATCGACCTGAGCCAGGTCGCCATCCACACGAGCCAGCACCGCACCCTTCTTGACCTTGCCGTCCAGCCCAAGCGCGTCGGCCGGACCAAGGGTCAGCTTCATCTCCTCGTCTGCCCGGAGCGATACCACACCTTCGACCACATCACCCTTGACCACCTTCCGGTAAGGCGTCAGCAGGAAGCCATACTCATCGATCTGCGAGTAGATACCCAACGAGCAGATCAGGCCGATGTTCGTGCCTTCAGGCGTCTCGATCGGGCACACACGCCCATAGTGCGAAATATGTACGTCACGGACCTCAAAGCCCGCCCGCTTACGATTGAGACCGCCAGGCCCGAGCGCCGAAAGACGACGCTCGTGCGTGAGCTGCGACAACGGGTTCGTCTGGTCAACGACCTGAGACAGCTCACCACGACCAAAGAAGTGCTCGATCGCCGAGCTGATCGACTTGGTGTTGATTAGGTCCGCAACCTTCGCCAACTCATCCGGGTCCTTGACGCTCATACGCTCCTGGACAGTCCGGCGAAGCTTAAGGAACCCCTTGCGAAGCTCCTCGATCGCCAGCTCATCCAGGGTACGCAGACGACGATTACCCAGGTGGTCGATGTCGTCGATGTGAGCCTTGTTGCGGTTCGACCGCAGGTCCAGCATGTAACCGATGACCTTCAGGAAGTCCTCGGCACGCAGCGCCATCTCGGTCTCTGGCACATCCAGATCAAACTTACGATTAATGCGGAAACGCCCCACTTTGCCCAGCCGGTAACGGTTCTCGTCGAAGAACTTCTCCGCGAACAACTGGCGAGCCTTGTCCACCTGAGGCGGGTTACCAGGACGCAGACGCGCATAGAGCGCGAGCAACGAGGCCTCGTGCTCCGAGACCTTCATGCCTTCGAGATCAATCTGCTTCTCGTCAGCAATCGTATTAAGAATCAGCATGTCGCCGGGATTCGGGATCGCCAACACAACCTTCAAGGGCGAACCCATGATCCGATCGACGTTCTCGCCGATCTGGGCACCGATCGCCACCAACTCTTCACCGGTGTCGGTATCCACAATCGGAGCCGCAGCGTAATGCTCAGCCCGCAGATCAGTGACCTTTACCTCGTGCACGTCATAGAACAGCCGCAGCAGCGTCTCCGTCGCCGAGTAGTCCTCGTCAATAGCACGCAGGAACGTCGTCGCCGGAATCTTGGTCGACTGATCGATCCGCATCTGGAGAACGTCCTTCTTGGACACCTCCAGCTCGATCCACGAGCCCCGCTCGGGGATGATGCGGGCCGAGTGCAACGGCCTGTCGCCCTCCGCCGAGGCGATCGAGAAATCAACACCCGGCGAACGGTGAAGCTGGTTCACAATGACGCGCTCGGCACCATTGATAATGAACTCGCCCCCGCCCATCAGCACAGGCACCTCGCCCAGGTAGATCTCCTCCTCAGGGATCTCCGGGACGTCCTTGCGGACCAGCCGGACACCCACACGGAACGGCAGGCCGTAAGTCAGCCGGAGTTCCTTACATTCCTGCGGGGTGTACCGAGGCTCGTCGAGCTTGTAGTACAAGTACTCAAGTTGCATGTTCCCGTCGTACGAGACGATGGGGAACACCTCACGGAGCAGCGACTCGAGACCAATCTCGACATTCCGCTGATCGTAGACCTTCTCGAGCTGTATAAACCGCTCGTAAGCCTTGAGTTGCACCTCGACGAGGTGGGGGACGGGAAGCGCGTCACCGCGCTTGGCGAAGTTGCGCACAGAGTTCATCTGAAGCATCGAGGCCCTCGATCTTCGGGTATGGAGATATAGGATGGATAGGGTTGCAGCTGGCTCGCGATCATAGCCCTTCCACGCCGAACAAAACACTGTAGCGGACTTGAAGAAAGGTTGCAAGTCCACCAAGGTCCACTTCCCGAAATCTCCGAGAAGCGGTCAATCAGAGCCTATATTAAGACCATCAAGGCTATTGATTGGGCCGCACCCGATGACTCCGCCCTCCAACCCTAGGCCCCCAATCGACCAAGGCCCCAGCACAACCCGCTTGCAAAACCTATCCGCCTCTAACCCGCGCCCGCCCGGTCCACCACCCGATCACCAACCCACCCCTCGTCAACTTAGATACTCACCTACGACCAACCTCAGGAAACTGAGGCTTCAGACATCGACTTCGCTCATCTCAAACGAAAACTGTTAGCCCCGCGCACAGCAACGCAGACACAACACCCTCGGAGCGGTACGATACAGGCTTATCCATACACAGCATGGAAGCGAGCAACACCATGGAACGCAGACGGTTCCGTCTCAATAGACCGCAGACCCAAGCCCCCGAGCGACCGGACAGGCCCGCCCTGCCCCGATACCCCATGCTCCTCGGCGAGCCATCACCCTCACTAGCCAAAATCCGCAGGATGACCATCCCCGAACTGCAGAAGAAAATCTCCAGCCTCGGCGCCGATCAACCCCCCCTGCTCACCAAACTCGAAAAACTCCGCGCCAAGGACCCCATCCCCGCTGAGGACGTCAAAGAAACCGAGACACACCTCAAGCGATTGCAAGTCCTCGAATCACTGGCAAAAGAGCAACTCGAAAAACTCCTCGCCGACCGCGAAGTCAGACGCTAAGCGTCCCCAGTCTGATCTGTCCGCCTGACGCATTGAGCACCACCCAACTCAAGGCTGCGCGTCGTTTCACCTGCCGATACACACCGCATCAACCCCACGATGCCAAAACACCATCCTCACCGACGCCGAAGCACCAGCAGCCCCATCCCCACCATCACCCCCGTCGCCGGGCTCGGCACCGCAGCGGTCTGCCCAAAGTTCGTCGCCAATAGCGACAGATCAGCCAGGGTTACCTGACCCGATCCATCGAAGTCACCCTGTGACCAGCCGATTGACGGCCCAAACGCTCCGAAGTTACCCGCCAGCAGCGACAGATCGACCAATCCCACCGTGCCATCCAAATCAGCGTCGCCCATGAACGTCCCGATCAGGTCCTCAACCAGAACAGTGAGATCGCTCAGCCCCGCAACCCCTCCATCCCCAGCCACATCAAACTCCGCATCAGCCGACCCATAGTTCGCCACGAGCAGTTCAAGGTCTGCCAGATCGATCAGCGCATCAGCATTGAAATCACCAAGAATCGGCATCGTCCAGATCGCAACACCCGAGCCGCCTTCGAGCAGGTTGTAGTCAAAAATAAACTGTCCTCGATCATTCAGCTCAAGGGTGGATGAGAACAAATCGATCGTGCTTCCAAGGAAGCCCTGACCGTTGCGAACCGCCTCGATCAAGCCCAGTTGCGGGTCGTAGAAAAAGATACCCGGGCCTGAGTTCAGCCCATTGATGAAACTGGTAAACACAGCCTGACCGACATCGTTGATGGCCACACGCTCGATACTCCCGAATACACCGTCACCCCCGGGGATCGTCTCTCCCGCTCCGACGATCTTCTGGATCGGGTTGACACCGTCACCGATGTACAGCCCACCAATCCCATTAGGCACCTGCCCCAGCTCAACAACCTCCGCCGTAAAGGCCACCTGACCGCTATTGTTGAACGCAAGATCACTCTGAAAGACATTGAAGTTGAAGCCGGTGAACTGACCGCCACCCTCAGCGACCGTTCCATCCCGAACCACCTCGCGCAGCGTCCCATTCCCATCAATCGTAAAAATGCCACGCTGAAAACCGCCTCCATTGTTGACCAGTTGAATCTCGGCCAGAAAGACAAGCCCACCTGACTCATTCGCCGTTAACGGACTGATCGTGCCGTCTGGAACACGAATCGTTCCAATACCCGGAGGTGTTGGCGTCCCACTCTCAACCAAAACATTCAGTCCACCACCGCTACCTCTGAGAATCACGCCTGTGTTCGGATCAGAGTTCTCTGGATCAAACGCACGGTTCGCCAAAAAACTCACATCACCACCGCCGCTCAGCCCAAGCCCTGAAAAGTTGGGAAAGTCAGACAAAGGCTGGCCGCTCGAAAGTGCCTGCCCAGCCTCGGCGATGACAACAGAAGGCTGCCCAACCGCTCCACGCAACACCACCTCCCGGAGCAGAACGAACTCACCGAAGACCTGATTGCCTCTAAAGGCTACCTGACCCGAGTTGTTCAGCCGCATCCGACTGAACCCGACGTCCATCAGATTCAGCTCAAGCCCGCCAGCCACATCCCCGTCCACCGCGACCGTCCCCAGCGGGCCGCCATCACCCAGAAACACACCGTATCCAAACTCGGTGAAATCCTGGTTCTCAAAACTGGAACTAAAGGCCACCTGACCCAGATCATTCAGCAACGTGGGCCGAGTCCCCGCCGAACCAAAAAAGCCCGAAAGATTGAGCCCATTCGTCAGCGTCTGCCCGCCCACCGCGATCGTCACCGGCGACTGATCCAACTCCGTTCGATAAAGCCCACTACCGATCTCAAAATTCCCACTCGCAACATACGCCACCTGCCCCACGTTATTCAGCGCCACATCCGAGATAAACGAGAACGTATCACTCGTACCCGGAATCGGATCACCAGACGAAACCACCGCCCGCAACCGATCCGACGCCGGCTCAGGCAACACCCCCGCCAACACAGCCGAAGGCCCCACAAGACCCATCGCCCCTAGCGTCAAGCACAACAATCCTGTACGCCGACGAAAATGGCTCATCATCTCATCTCCAGACCTGGTGATTTGTACCTTAATCATCACATGCTACACGCACTCGGCTCAAGACCCAGCCCTGATCATCAAAATGGAACTCCAGGCAGTCTGGGCCGAACAGGCGGAAACACACCGATACAACAACTCAGCACGAAGAAAAATGCGAGCAGAATCGCACTATGACACCCGAATATGCGGGGCACACGATCCGTGCCTAAGTCTTCCACCTCTGCACGACAACCCAAGCAGCCCCAGACTCAGAACCGCAGCCGACACCGGCTCAGGAACAGCGACCCCAGGCGTCCAAACAGCAATGCCCTGATGTTCGGCGGTCGTGTAGGAGAAGGCGACTTGGCCTAGGTCATTGAGGTCGAGGCCTTCGGAGCCGAGAAAGATGGCGGGTCCCTGACCATCGAGATCGTTGTTGCTGTTGTAGATCTCGGTGAGGCCTGTGTCGGGGTCCCAGAGGAGGATGGCTTCGCGCTCGTTGGTGTAAGCCAACAGGTCATCGACAATGTAGGCACTAAAAATAACCTGACCGAGGTTATTCAGGCGTCCTTGAGAGAAGTAGCTGATAAGACCGCCATCGGGCGCAATGTCGCCTTCGGCGACGATGATCTCGGCAAGAAATCGGCCGTCCCCGATCAGCAGGCCACTCTGTAAGGTATGACCGTAGGTGTCGGTGAGGTTTGCCGAGAAGAGAGCCTGCCCGAGATCATTGAATGCTATTCTCTGAATGAACGGGTCCACACTCAACTCACGCACGTAGGTGTTCTCATGGAGCCAGAGATTCTCGCGAACCACTTCACGGAGATCGCCATCAGGCTCGACGATGAAGAGACCGCTGCTTTGGCTGTTCCCGACGATCCCGATCTCGCCGAACACCAGCACCTCGTCGAGATTGTTGAGTCGGATCGACAAGGACTCATCGGAGTCGTCCCCGAACATGATCGAGCCAATCTGCTTTGGCGTCGCTACCCCCTCGCGAAGCGTCTCGACGCTGGTGTAACTCGGACCGATCAGGACCGGCCCTGTCGGCGTCAGTTCCACCGGGTCCCCGGCCAGGTAGACCCTGCTCGCCTGGCGACCGGACCGGCCGCCACCGAACTCGATCGAGGTGGATGCGCTAGCGGCATCGAGATCGCTGGGTGGGGGCAGAAGGAATGCGGTGTAGGCGATGCGGCCGTTCTCGTTGATCAGAGCGGTGCGCTCGAAGGAAGTGACGGTGACGCCGGTGTTGTCGCCTGGCGCGGGCATGCCCTCGTAACCGACGACGCCCTTGTAGCCGTTGCGGTCCCCGATAAGAAGCAGGTCCTTGTTGTTGACGACAGCGGGGTAAATGACTTCGCCCCTGTCGTTGAGTGACAGGGGGTATTCCTGGAGGTTCGAGGCCATCCAGAGGTTAAGACCGAGGGGAAGGGCTCGGTTCTGGTCGACGATATCGACGGACTGGCCGTCAGCGAGGAGGATGGCGAAGGTGTCGTGCGCGACGACGAGTTGACCGGCGTTGTTGAAAATTCTGCTCAGGTCGGCGTCGTAGCTGTAGCTGGCGGGAAGGTTCTGGACGACGCCGAGGCCCGGGACCTGGGTGTTCTCGGTGAGCAGCGGGACGATGACACCATGGGCGTTGATGCGGTAGTAGCCGTTGGCGGCACCCGCAGGGGTGCTGGCGTAGAAGGCGAGCTGGCCAGCGTCGTTGAGAGCGAGGTTGGTGAAGAACTGATAGGTGTGGGAAGTATCGACAACAGAGCTGAGGGTACCTGACGCCGCAGAGGCTACGCCTGCGAGAAGCCCGCCGATGATGGCTGCTGCGTGATAAACCCGGAATCCTGACACGGCTCACTCCTCAGTTTTCCCTAGAGAGAAGTATAACCGCCAATCCTCCCCCCCAACTACTCCGATCCCTATTAGGATTAGCCCTCCCTAAATCACCGAATCCCGCTTCCCCAGCCCCAACGCCGGCCGCACATCGACCTGCACCAGCTTCTGCTCCTGCAACTGCTTCGCCGTCTCCGGGTCCACATAGTCCGAGTGACACGACGCCTTGCCCGAATCGTCCGCCGCCTCAACCACCTTCTTGGTCTTCGACGCCAGCTTGTGAATCTGCTCAGGCGACAACACCCCGCGCTGCTCAAGAATCGCCCGCTGCTCCTCCGTCAACGCCGCCGACTGCACAACCTTCTCGCGCTCAAATCCCTCCGCCTTGCCCGACGCCCAGTCCTGAATCTCCTTCGAGATCCGCACCGAACACCAGTCGTGACCGCACATCGCGCAGAAATCCGTATCAACATCCAGATCCTCATCGTGATACGCCCGCGCTGTATCCGGATCGAAGCTCAACTCAAAATGACGCTCCCAGTTCAGCGCCGCCCGCGCCTTGGTCAGCTCATCATCCGCCTGACGCGCACCCGGAATCCCCAGCGCCACGTCCGCCGCATGCGCCGCAATCTTGTACGCAATACAACCCTGCTTCACGTCATCCTTCTTCGGAAGCCCGAGGTGCTCCTTAGGCGTCACATAACACAACATGCTCGCACCATGGAACGCCGCCGCCGTCGCTCCAATACACGACGTGATGTGGTCATATCCCGGAAAAATATCCGTCACCAGCGGGCCCAGCACATAAAACGGCGCACCATGACACAGCCGCCGCTGCGCCTTCATGTTGAACTCAATCTGATCAAACGGCACATGCCCAGGACCCTCCACCATCACCTGCACACCCATCCGCCACGCCCGCTCTGTCAGCTTGCCGATCTCAACCAGCTCCGCCAGCTGCAACGCATCCGTCGCATCCGCCAGCCCCCCCGGCCGACAGCCGTCACCGATCGAGAACGTCACATCATGCTCACGCATGATCCCGCAGAC
This region includes:
- the rpoC gene encoding DNA-directed RNA polymerase subunit beta' — translated: MFDRVNDFTKVKITLASPNDIRSWSFGEVKKPETINYRTYRPEKDGLFCERIFGPERDYECACGKYKGTKFKGIICDRCGVKVTHSRVRRKRMGHINLAAPIVHIWFFKAIPSHLGNLLGMKTSDLEKVIYFQDYVVVDPGDTPLKDKQILTEDDYRHAISEYGRGFTAMMGAEAVKELLARLELAPLAAQLREDLDATKSKQKIKDLSKRLKIVEQIRHSENDPSWMVMDVTPVIPPDLRPLVLLDSGNFATSDLNDLYRRIINRNNRLKKLMDLNAPEVIIRNEKRMLQQSVDALFDNGRCRRPVLGSSNRPLKSLTDMIKGKQGRFRENLLGKRVDYSARSVIVVGPELKLHQCGLPKKIALELFQPFIIRKLKEHGLVDTIKSAKKMLERRDPEVWDILEEVIHQHPVLLNRAPTLHRMGIQAFEPVLVEGNAIRIHPLVCSGFNADFDGDQMAVHLPLSVEAQAEAQVLMLSPHNIFSPAHGGPIISAGQDIVYGVYYLTLMPQPLPDDIVHELVHRSGELSDDQVALMRTIPDYRNEAEAFMAYDLGKIKLHQPIVVRLNPKRYAGQILHEKEDVQPLPETNRVVTTVGRLHFSEILADGMPFYNCALGKRGCSRVIDDTYASNGRPATIDILDAMKTLGFRAATTAGLSLAITDLRIPARKQDILDATQKKVDRVEKAYNAGALTERERYNQLVDLWTHCREEITKQVVDEMKRDRRDPEGRSVSIDDPTGLFYLNPAWVEVESGARGKIGQLQQLAGMRGLMAKPSGEIIETPIRANAREGLSVLEYFSSTHGARKGLADTALKTADSGYLTRKLCDVAQNMFVTTLDCGTKNGITKRALYKGEEVDIPLLEQIIGRSARETVRNPITDELIVAENDTFTDEIARKIEVLGIDSVNIRSSLTCEAREGICAKCYGVDMSTSKIVENGLAIGIIAAQSIGEPGTQLTMRTFHTGGVATTSAVETSFVANQAGSIEIRDANAVPTSTEDHGEVLVTLKRNGEIIVNDDKGRELEKFKVQYGSYIHVKEGEKIKKGTLLVSWDPHRMPILAEKGGKVRYEDIIVGETVRPEQTTAKGAGAAGLVVIEHKGDLHPRIVIEDNDGKILDFHYLPAKARIDVKEGDTVTAGHMLARQPREATGSADIVGGLPRVTEIFEARKPKDAAIMAEISGTVELRSDKRRGKMTVIVRSESGLEQDHHVPQDRHLLVHTGDFVEAGDQLVEGPLVPQDILRVKGEEALYAYLINEVQNVYRAQGVPINDKHIEIIINQMLRKIRVEHPGDTNLLPNEVVDKFRFREANEGVAAMGKIKDAGDSMLPIGAKVTKAELKEINAQIEADGKTPAKAVKCKPAMGKTLLLGITKASLQSESFLSGASFQETTKVLTEAALAGKSDELQGLKENVLLGHLIPVGTGFREYQDLQVIKLAEPPASEMLSPAEEIEAAAAMAEAAGAEAPEEIGTTVGESRLVAQLLGEDSSKN
- the rpoB gene encoding DNA-directed RNA polymerase subunit beta, with amino-acid sequence MLQMNSVRNFAKRGDALPVPHLVEVQLKAYERFIQLEKVYDQRNVEIGLESLLREVFPIVSYDGNMQLEYLYYKLDEPRYTPQECKELRLTYGLPFRVGVRLVRKDVPEIPEEEIYLGEVPVLMGGGEFIINGAERVIVNQLHRSPGVDFSIASAEGDRPLHSARIIPERGSWIELEVSKKDVLQMRIDQSTKIPATTFLRAIDEDYSATETLLRLFYDVHEVKVTDLRAEHYAAAPIVDTDTGEELVAIGAQIGENVDRIMGSPLKVVLAIPNPGDMLILNTIADEKQIDLEGMKVSEHEASLLALYARLRPGNPPQVDKARQLFAEKFFDENRYRLGKVGRFRINRKFDLDVPETEMALRAEDFLKVIGYMLDLRSNRNKAHIDDIDHLGNRRLRTLDELAIEELRKGFLKLRRTVQERMSVKDPDELAKVADLINTKSISSAIEHFFGRGELSQVVDQTNPLSQLTHERRLSALGPGGLNRKRAGFEVRDVHISHYGRVCPIETPEGTNIGLICSLGIYSQIDEYGFLLTPYRKVVKGDVVEGVVSLRADEEMKLTLGPADALGLDGKVKKGAVLARVDGDLAQVDSSQLDYIDISPKQIVGVSAAMIPFLEHDDANRALMGSNMQRQAVPLIKVEPPCVGTGMEMEIPKYSGMVVRAKNAGTITYVDAERIVVDNADEYVLRKFAGLNERTCQNQKPIVRIGQRVEKDQIIADGAATQQGQLALGKNVLVAFNTFDGYNFEDAIVISERLVTEDTFTSIHIEEFDVEIRETKLGREEFTRDIPNVSEKMLAKLDENGAIRIGAYVTPGDILVGKVSPKSKSELTPEEKLLHAIFGRAGEDVKNDSLEVPAGTEGIVIGAKRFSRRMHLNEDQKKQLRRDMREYEAEMDARAAELFRQMVEQINETIGTAMVDPSTRQKVGASDITEVLIEQINDFDTKWIKGAKEVREEGVAIYEAFWPRIQAIEKEKQRRLAHMKRGDELQSGVLEMVKIYLATKRALSVGDKMAGRHGNKGVISRIVPVEDMPFLEDGTPVDVLLNPLGVGKRMNVGQILETHLGWACAVLGFQAVTPVFDGATEDEIAAAIEEANKHVDDRTRALEVDKKHPSDRELLAKMPPNYKVQLYDGRTGDPFDQRTTAGYMYLIKLHHLVDDKIHARATGPYSLITQQPLGGKARTGGQRFGEMEVWALEAYGAAYILQELLTVKSDDVEGRTKIYESMVKGTNTLEAGMPVAFDVLCNEIKGLGLNITLEKSDIDGISSIL